The proteins below are encoded in one region of Arenibacter algicola:
- a CDS encoding glucuronyl esterase domain-containing protein yields the protein MTVRNFLYLTMVFWTLTISSQNSKEARDSINRYTQLDFLNMKEKLGIKIDNRPGPSGNPDNPNAANTNEALVKPYNIPNPLITKKGKRVTTKEEWWKIRRGEIANDFEREMYGFLPTILPEVTWTVKQEKDTMIGPYPVREKHLIGKVDNSTYPEIDVKIELLIGIPMADNGPVPLVMEFGYIQWPFGTPPAEPKSYFASPYEPRWKQQLISQHWGYAILVPSSIQDDNGAGLTSGIIGLLNQGRNRKPEDWGVLRAWAWGAGKALDYFETDPTIDARKIAIEGTSRYGKAALVTMAFDQRFSMAFIGSAGAGGSSLLRRNFGEMTENLASSGEYHWFCGNFIKYASTLTVTDLPVDAHELIALCAPRPVFISAGSALIEGNWVDAKGMFLAGVHASPVYRLLGKNGLHTNKFPLMGNALTTGEIAYRQHAGGHSTGPNWSTWIAWAHRYWD from the coding sequence ATGACGGTAAGGAATTTTCTATACTTAACTATGGTCTTTTGGACGTTAACGATCAGTTCCCAAAACTCGAAAGAAGCAAGGGACAGTATTAATCGATATACCCAGCTCGATTTTTTGAATATGAAAGAAAAGCTAGGCATAAAAATTGATAATAGACCTGGTCCCTCTGGTAACCCAGATAATCCCAACGCTGCAAATACCAATGAGGCCCTAGTAAAACCTTATAACATACCTAACCCCTTAATAACCAAAAAAGGCAAGAGGGTAACAACTAAAGAGGAATGGTGGAAAATACGCAGAGGCGAAATTGCCAATGATTTTGAAAGAGAAATGTATGGTTTTTTGCCAACAATACTTCCAGAAGTAACTTGGACCGTGAAGCAGGAAAAGGATACTATGATAGGCCCTTATCCGGTTAGAGAAAAGCACTTAATAGGTAAGGTGGATAATTCGACCTATCCAGAAATCGATGTTAAAATTGAACTACTTATAGGCATTCCAATGGCTGATAACGGTCCTGTACCGTTGGTAATGGAATTTGGTTATATCCAATGGCCTTTCGGCACTCCTCCTGCCGAACCAAAAAGTTATTTTGCATCCCCATATGAACCACGTTGGAAACAACAGTTAATTTCGCAGCATTGGGGGTATGCCATTTTAGTACCCAGCAGTATTCAAGATGACAATGGTGCTGGACTTACTTCAGGGATAATTGGTTTATTAAACCAGGGACGGAATAGAAAGCCAGAAGATTGGGGCGTACTTCGTGCCTGGGCCTGGGGTGCAGGAAAAGCACTAGATTATTTTGAAACCGACCCAACGATAGATGCAAGAAAAATAGCTATTGAAGGAACTTCCAGATACGGCAAAGCTGCTTTGGTCACTATGGCATTTGATCAGCGATTTTCCATGGCGTTTATTGGATCGGCCGGTGCGGGAGGGTCTTCTCTCTTGAGAAGAAATTTTGGTGAAATGACTGAAAACTTAGCTTCCTCTGGAGAATACCACTGGTTTTGCGGAAACTTTATTAAGTATGCAAGCACACTCACTGTTACCGATCTTCCAGTCGATGCCCATGAATTAATTGCTCTATGCGCACCAAGACCTGTCTTTATAAGTGCTGGATCGGCACTGATCGAGGGTAATTGGGTAGATGCAAAAGGTATGTTTCTTGCAGGTGTACATGCATCCCCAGTTTATAGACTTCTTGGTAAAAATGGGCTTCATACTAATAAATTTCCATTAATGGGAAATGCCCTTACTACTGGAGAAATAGCCTATAGGCAACACGCCGGAGGACATAGCACCGGACCAAATTGGAGTACGTGGATCGCTTGGGCCCACAGATATTGGGATTAA
- the xylA gene encoding xylose isomerase — protein sequence MATKEYFQGIDKIRFEGKESDNPLAFKYYNPKQLVAGKTMSEHFKFAIAYWHTFCGQGSDPFGPGTQRFEWDKASDPIQASKDKADAAFEFISKMGFDYFCFHDFDLIQEASTFAESERRLATITEYLKEKKADTGIKLLWGTANCFSNPRYMNGAATNPDFNVVARAGGQVKLALDATIALDGENYVFWGGREGYMSLLNTDLGRELDHMGQFLSMAKDYARAQGFNGTFFIEPKPMEPMKHQYDFDAATAIGFLKEYGLEKDFKMNIEVNHATLAQHTMQHELAVAAKAGMLGSIDANRGDYQNGWDTDQFPNNIQETTEAMLVFLEAGGLQGGGVNFDAKIRRNSTDMEDVFHAHIGGADTFARALITADKILTSSAYKVLREKRYSSFDSGKGEDFESGKLELSDLYDIAKENGELGLQSGKQELFENIINQYI from the coding sequence ATGGCAACAAAGGAATATTTTCAAGGAATAGATAAAATCAGATTTGAAGGAAAAGAATCGGACAATCCATTGGCATTTAAGTATTACAATCCCAAACAGCTGGTCGCAGGAAAAACCATGAGCGAACATTTTAAATTCGCCATAGCATATTGGCATACTTTCTGTGGACAAGGTTCCGACCCCTTTGGACCTGGAACCCAAAGATTTGAGTGGGATAAAGCTTCAGATCCTATTCAAGCGTCCAAGGATAAAGCGGATGCAGCCTTCGAATTTATATCAAAAATGGGATTTGATTATTTTTGCTTTCATGATTTTGATTTGATTCAGGAAGCCTCAACTTTTGCCGAATCAGAAAGAAGATTGGCAACTATTACTGAATATTTAAAAGAAAAGAAAGCAGATACGGGCATCAAATTATTATGGGGAACGGCAAATTGTTTTTCCAATCCCAGGTATATGAATGGTGCCGCCACAAATCCGGATTTTAATGTGGTAGCCAGAGCTGGTGGGCAAGTAAAATTGGCATTGGACGCAACCATTGCACTGGATGGTGAAAATTATGTCTTTTGGGGCGGCCGTGAAGGTTATATGTCATTATTAAATACAGATTTGGGCCGGGAATTAGATCATATGGGACAATTTTTGTCTATGGCAAAAGACTACGCAAGAGCTCAAGGTTTTAATGGGACTTTCTTTATTGAACCAAAACCAATGGAACCCATGAAGCATCAGTATGATTTTGACGCAGCAACAGCGATTGGATTCTTAAAAGAATATGGCTTGGAGAAAGACTTTAAAATGAATATTGAAGTCAATCATGCTACTTTGGCACAGCATACTATGCAACATGAATTGGCTGTGGCAGCCAAAGCTGGAATGTTGGGAAGTATTGACGCCAATAGGGGCGATTACCAGAACGGTTGGGATACGGACCAATTTCCCAACAACATCCAAGAGACTACCGAGGCGATGTTGGTCTTCCTGGAAGCTGGAGGTTTACAAGGAGGGGGAGTAAATTTCGATGCAAAAATCAGAAGAAACTCCACCGATATGGAAGATGTATTTCACGCCCATATTGGAGGTGCTGATACGTTTGCTAGAGCTTTGATTACAGCCGACAAAATTTTAACTTCTTCGGCATATAAGGTTTTAAGGGAGAAACGCTACAGCTCATTTGATTCTGGAAAAGGTGAAGATTTTGAGTCTGGGAAATTAGAACTTTCAGATTTGTATGATATAGCGAAAGAAAATGGTGAACTTGGGCTGCAAAGTGGTAAACAAGAGTTGTTTGAAAACATTATCAATCAATATATTTAA
- a CDS encoding alpha-glucuronidase family glycosyl hydrolase — MKFLPLTILLYILTTFQIHSQNLDGYKLWLRYNLIENSEILRSYSKLGNPAYLSQGSEIMQNAKNELSVALGQMLGKSPTFSNSIGPDNALVVALAQDLPKDLAQKFNDDLSNLNNEGFLLKSVNYKNNRITIVTAKKELGILYGVFRLLNLMQSNQDLNALDLLDSPKIKIRMLNHWDNLDRTVERGYAGFSLWDWQKLPEYIDQRYIDYARANASIGINATALTNVNANALVLTPMYLKKVQALAEVFRGYGIKVYLTARFSAPIEIGNLKTADPLDKEVKKWWKDKTSEIYKIIPDFGGFLVKANSEGQPGPQNYGRDHVDGANMMAEALEPFGGNVIWRAFVYSEHEETDRAKQAYDEFVPYDGKFKDNVLVQVKNGAIDFQPREPFHPMFGAMPKTPLMMEFQITQEYLGFSTHLVYLPKLFEEVLEADTFKKGKGSTVAKVISGSLHGNKLTGMAGVANIGTDINWTGHPFAQANWYGFGRLAWNPELSSEIIAEEWLRATYSNDKGFLEPIKEMMLTSREAVVNYMNPLGLHHLFDTGHHYGPGPWVDDLGRPDWNPVYYHKADSKGIGFDRTPTGSNATEQYAEEVAKLFNDPNRIPEEYLLWFHHLPWNYQLRNGKTLWDGLALKYQQGVDQVRGMITTWANVRPYLTEGEFNEVNMLLQIQLKEAKWWRDASLLYFQTFSQKSLPDGVENPVETLEYFKSLKFPFAPGIRPRWD, encoded by the coding sequence ATGAAATTTTTACCGTTAACAATACTGCTTTACATTCTAACGACGTTCCAGATACATAGTCAAAATTTGGACGGATACAAACTTTGGTTACGTTACAACCTGATTGAGAATTCGGAGATTTTACGCAGCTATTCAAAGTTGGGAAATCCTGCCTATTTATCTCAAGGCAGTGAAATAATGCAAAATGCAAAGAACGAACTTTCAGTTGCCCTTGGGCAAATGCTGGGCAAATCACCTACTTTCTCAAATTCTATAGGTCCAGATAATGCTTTGGTCGTCGCATTAGCCCAGGATTTACCAAAAGATTTGGCACAGAAATTTAATGATGATTTATCCAATCTCAATAATGAAGGATTTCTACTTAAATCGGTCAATTATAAAAATAACAGGATTACAATCGTAACTGCAAAGAAAGAATTAGGAATTCTATATGGCGTTTTTAGGCTATTGAATTTAATGCAAAGCAACCAAGATCTGAATGCGCTCGATTTGTTAGATAGTCCTAAAATAAAAATAAGAATGTTGAACCACTGGGACAATTTAGACCGTACGGTTGAACGTGGGTATGCAGGATTCTCCTTATGGGATTGGCAGAAATTACCAGAATATATAGACCAACGTTATATTGATTATGCTCGTGCCAATGCCTCTATTGGTATAAATGCTACCGCATTGACCAACGTTAATGCGAATGCCCTAGTCCTCACACCTATGTATTTAAAGAAAGTGCAAGCCCTGGCCGAGGTTTTTAGAGGTTACGGAATAAAGGTATATTTAACTGCACGTTTTTCTGCACCTATTGAAATAGGCAATTTAAAAACAGCTGATCCACTGGATAAGGAGGTAAAAAAATGGTGGAAGGACAAAACTTCTGAGATATATAAAATAATTCCAGATTTTGGAGGATTTTTAGTCAAAGCTAATTCTGAAGGGCAACCCGGACCTCAAAATTATGGTCGCGATCATGTAGATGGCGCCAATATGATGGCGGAAGCATTGGAACCCTTTGGTGGTAATGTAATATGGCGGGCATTTGTATACTCTGAACATGAAGAAACAGATCGTGCCAAACAGGCTTACGATGAATTTGTTCCTTATGACGGAAAATTTAAGGACAATGTTTTGGTTCAAGTAAAGAATGGGGCTATTGATTTTCAACCTAGGGAACCGTTTCATCCTATGTTCGGCGCTATGCCAAAAACTCCCCTGATGATGGAATTTCAGATTACCCAAGAATATTTAGGTTTTAGTACCCACCTGGTATATCTCCCAAAATTATTTGAGGAAGTCTTGGAGGCGGACACCTTTAAAAAAGGAAAGGGAAGCACAGTGGCCAAGGTCATTTCCGGCAGTCTACATGGCAATAAGCTTACTGGAATGGCCGGAGTTGCCAATATTGGTACGGATATCAATTGGACAGGACATCCGTTTGCACAAGCTAATTGGTACGGGTTTGGCCGTTTGGCCTGGAATCCTGAATTAAGTTCTGAAATAATAGCTGAAGAATGGTTAAGGGCTACCTATAGTAATGATAAAGGTTTTTTGGAACCTATAAAGGAAATGATGCTTACCTCCCGTGAAGCCGTAGTAAATTATATGAACCCTTTGGGCCTACATCATCTTTTTGATACCGGTCACCATTATGGACCCGGCCCTTGGGTAGACGATTTAGGTAGACCAGATTGGAATCCCGTTTATTACCATAAAGCCGATAGCAAAGGAATAGGTTTTGACCGTACACCAACCGGCAGCAATGCCACGGAACAATATGCCGAGGAAGTGGCGAAACTTTTTAATGATCCCAACAGAATCCCTGAGGAATATTTGTTGTGGTTCCATCATCTTCCTTGGAATTACCAATTAAGAAATGGTAAGACCCTATGGGATGGATTGGCGTTAAAATACCAGCAAGGCGTGGATCAAGTAAGGGGGATGATTACTACATGGGCAAATGTAAGGCCTTATTTAACGGAAGGTGAATTCAATGAGGTGAACATGCTTCTTCAAATACAGCTAAAGGAAGCCAAATGGTGGCGTGATGCTTCTTTGTTATATTTCCAAACTTTTTCCCAAAAATCATTACCTGATGGTGTAGAAAATCCAGTGGAAACATTGGAATACTTTAAATCGCTTAAATTTCCATTTGCTCCTGGAATTCGACCACGATGGGATTAA
- a CDS encoding endo-1,4-beta-xylanase has product MFSTKAHFFSNLQVLKKKIMPLVVFLILVGCSELDKKQIIEKKISLKSAFQHQFLIGAAINENQILGRDSLAQKLIRGEFNSISPENCMKWKFLHPKKNTFFFETSDKFVAYGIDNDMFIIGHTLVWHSQLAPWAAMVDNKEELSNNLKNHITTIVGRYKSRINGWDVVNEALNEDGTLRESVFLKVLGDGYLSDSFKWAKEADPSAELYYNDYNLCNKEKRDGVIKLVKNLQENGAEIDGIGMQGHWNLEGPSLEDIEASILAYYNLGLKVMITELDITVLPNPNDLEGAEVNQHFENSAFMNPYPAKLPDSISIKLAKRYQDIFKLFKKHSEKISRVTFWGVNDNQSWLNNWPVKGRKNYPLLFDRDYQPKVAYDSVINIIVNSQKNPIN; this is encoded by the coding sequence ATGTTCAGTACAAAAGCCCATTTTTTCAGTAATCTGCAAGTCCTTAAAAAAAAAATTATGCCCCTTGTGGTATTTTTAATTCTCGTAGGTTGCTCGGAACTGGATAAAAAGCAAATTATTGAAAAAAAAATATCCTTAAAAAGTGCATTCCAACACCAATTTTTAATTGGTGCAGCAATTAATGAAAATCAAATTTTAGGTAGGGATTCGTTGGCCCAAAAATTAATACGAGGAGAATTTAATAGTATTTCTCCCGAAAATTGCATGAAATGGAAATTTCTCCATCCTAAAAAAAATACGTTCTTCTTTGAAACATCAGATAAATTTGTTGCCTATGGCATTGATAACGATATGTTCATTATTGGCCATACCCTCGTATGGCATAGCCAGTTAGCCCCGTGGGCAGCCATGGTAGATAATAAGGAGGAATTATCCAATAACTTAAAAAACCATATTACCACAATTGTTGGCCGCTATAAAAGTAGGATCAATGGTTGGGATGTGGTCAATGAAGCGTTAAACGAAGACGGTACTTTAAGGGAATCCGTATTCTTAAAAGTTTTGGGCGATGGCTATTTAAGTGACTCCTTTAAATGGGCAAAGGAAGCCGATCCATCAGCTGAATTATATTATAATGACTACAACTTGTGCAATAAGGAGAAAAGGGATGGCGTCATAAAATTGGTGAAAAACTTACAAGAAAACGGTGCCGAGATAGATGGTATTGGCATGCAAGGCCATTGGAATTTGGAGGGGCCCAGTTTGGAAGATATAGAGGCTAGTATTTTGGCCTATTACAACCTTGGATTAAAGGTCATGATTACTGAACTGGACATAACGGTTTTGCCTAATCCCAATGATTTGGAGGGTGCAGAGGTGAACCAACATTTTGAAAATAGTGCATTTATGAACCCATACCCTGCTAAACTTCCTGACTCTATTTCAATAAAATTGGCAAAGCGTTATCAGGATATTTTTAAATTATTCAAAAAACATAGTGAAAAGATAAGTCGGGTAACGTTTTGGGGTGTAAATGACAACCAGTCCTGGCTTAACAATTGGCCGGTTAAAGGAAGAAAAAATTACCCATTGTTATTTGATCGGGACTACCAACCCAAGGTGGCTTACGACAGTGTAATTAACATTATAGTAAATTCACAAAAGAACCCAATAAACTAA
- a CDS encoding sialate O-acetylesterase: MKTLQAFIIFIVLTVSATSVAQVELPEIIRDSMILQRNAKIKIWGWASSGENISVSFHGKKIKTVASTDGEWNVELPKMKEGGPYTMIIKGKNEITLNNILLGDVWLCAGQSNMVHQLNIHDVTYADEIKNVNYPQIRHFKIPTLTELAGPNRDVKGGSWQSAVPQEIRPFSAVAYFFAKKIYNKNKVPIGLINASVGGTPIEAWTSEEGFQNFPEILETIRKNKDTTYINSLTAIDSNQETGARFKITDKGLIGPLKWYEKDFEPQNWRSINIPGYWEDQGVRDLNGVVWYRKEIEIPVNMAGKEAMVFLGRIVDADKLYINGIDIGNTSYQYPQRRYSVPKNILKQGKNIFVVKVTNYFGKGGFVPDKPYYVFAEKDTVDLKGYWKYKVGEVFAPPSPETVGSRSFNPQNEPTALYNAMVAPFTELSIKGILWYQGESNSGNPGAYANLLPAFIRDWRTQFNNADLPFIYAQLPNYMEVNYLPSRSNWAEFRESQLKALTTPNTAMTVNIDLGEWNDIHPDNKKDVGERMALAALKLAYGEDIVYSGPIYKEHEIDGNKIIISFMHVGGGLVTNDSQELGEFAIAGEDKNFVWANAEIRGNKVIVWSDEIVNPQYVRYAWGDNPDNPNLYNREGLPASPFRIE; the protein is encoded by the coding sequence ATGAAAACACTTCAGGCTTTTATAATATTCATTGTATTGACCGTTTCAGCTACAAGTGTCGCGCAAGTTGAGTTACCGGAAATTATCAGAGATAGCATGATTCTTCAGCGTAATGCCAAAATCAAAATTTGGGGTTGGGCTTCGAGCGGGGAAAATATTTCAGTAAGCTTTCATGGAAAAAAAATTAAGACTGTTGCATCGACCGACGGAGAATGGAATGTAGAGCTACCCAAGATGAAAGAGGGTGGACCCTATACCATGATTATCAAAGGTAAAAATGAAATAACATTGAACAATATCCTTTTAGGTGATGTTTGGCTGTGTGCTGGTCAATCCAACATGGTGCATCAGTTGAATATTCACGATGTTACTTATGCCGACGAAATAAAAAATGTGAACTATCCCCAAATACGGCATTTCAAAATCCCCACCCTGACAGAATTAGCCGGACCAAATAGGGATGTTAAAGGGGGCTCATGGCAATCAGCAGTTCCTCAAGAAATTCGGCCTTTTTCTGCAGTCGCTTATTTTTTTGCAAAAAAAATATATAACAAAAACAAAGTGCCAATTGGCCTTATAAATGCCAGCGTGGGTGGCACACCAATAGAGGCGTGGACCAGCGAGGAAGGTTTTCAGAATTTTCCTGAAATTTTAGAGACCATCAGGAAAAACAAAGACACGACCTATATAAATAGTTTAACCGCAATAGATTCCAATCAAGAAACTGGAGCTCGTTTTAAAATCACTGATAAAGGTCTTATAGGACCTTTAAAATGGTACGAGAAGGATTTTGAGCCCCAAAATTGGCGTAGCATCAATATACCAGGATATTGGGAGGATCAAGGAGTCAGGGATCTAAATGGGGTAGTCTGGTATAGAAAGGAGATAGAAATACCTGTAAATATGGCAGGAAAGGAAGCAATGGTGTTCCTCGGCAGGATCGTAGATGCCGATAAACTGTACATTAATGGTATTGATATTGGCAATACAAGCTATCAATATCCTCAGCGAAGATATAGTGTACCAAAGAATATATTAAAACAGGGGAAAAATATTTTTGTGGTAAAAGTGACAAATTATTTTGGCAAGGGTGGTTTTGTACCCGACAAACCCTATTATGTTTTTGCGGAAAAGGACACAGTGGATCTTAAAGGGTATTGGAAATACAAAGTGGGAGAAGTATTTGCACCTCCCTCCCCAGAAACTGTTGGGAGCCGAAGCTTTAACCCACAAAATGAACCTACTGCTCTTTACAATGCTATGGTAGCGCCATTTACAGAGCTATCCATAAAAGGAATACTGTGGTACCAAGGCGAAAGTAACTCTGGTAATCCAGGAGCTTATGCCAATCTATTACCTGCTTTTATAAGGGATTGGCGAACACAATTCAATAATGCCGATCTACCTTTTATTTATGCACAATTACCCAATTATATGGAGGTAAACTATTTACCTTCCAGGAGCAATTGGGCGGAGTTTAGGGAATCCCAGTTAAAGGCTCTTACCACCCCCAATACTGCCATGACGGTAAATATAGATTTAGGGGAATGGAACGATATTCACCCTGATAACAAAAAAGATGTTGGGGAACGCATGGCCTTGGCTGCCTTAAAACTTGCTTACGGTGAGGATATCGTCTATTCAGGTCCCATATACAAGGAACACGAAATTGATGGCAACAAAATTATTATTTCATTTATGCATGTTGGAGGTGGCTTAGTAACTAATGATAGTCAGGAGTTAGGAGAATTTGCCATTGCAGGTGAGGATAAAAACTTCGTTTGGGCAAATGCCGAAATCCGAGGGAATAAAGTCATCGTTTGGAGTGATGAGATTGTTAACCCACAATACGTTCGTTATGCATGGGGGGATAACCCAGATAATCCAAACCTGTATAACCGAGAAGGTCTACCAGCTTCCCCATTTAGGATTGAATAA
- a CDS encoding endo-1,4-beta-xylanase, whose translation MNYKKILTIMALSPMIFWSCDDQMMDWTEDAEKGKVTVAELPLELAEKITRYEALNTYTDFVLGTGIGLDLYLNDATYRGLTDANFDEVTVGYAMKHGPMVNSKGELNFGNVDAFIAKTKEAGLSVFGHTLVWHQNQNASYLNSLIAPTVIPGSSGANSLDLSGLKDGSLDGWGGSWNSAISVVEGEGLSSSSQAVQMIASGTSNPWDLQLGTPDITIVSGHTYEISFYVKSDQPGKGRISFEGLENNYPWQDWYATGGDWTEAFDTTSQWQQVKITLNDFTGNTFKFFFDMGYLDGVTYLIDVDNIQVVDLDAEPTFVNLITNGDFEGGTLDGWGGYGNGSSRAVSAEGEGFGDTGYAMVLTNPTAANAWEAQQVFTFDQPLELGTEYTCTFWVKATSSVILQFEIQNADYAGDYYGGINVGTTWTQVTRTVIPSTDDKTKFIFDFGEAAATYYIDDIVLTSGETGGGSGPTIVEKTEEEKKEIIGAAMEDWISKMVGHYKSDVHAWDVVNEPMKEGGSLRDGNIPELADDEFYWVKYLGEDYAVTAFKLARQYGNPTDKLFINDYNLEYSLEKCDGLIQYTQYIESQGATVDGIGTQMHVSYDSDKDKIVQMFQKLAASGKLIKISELDVRLGTNSPTNDQLAAQAEMYRFIIEKYIEHIPSAQQYGITIWGISDNEQEHEFWLPDESPNLWDANYNRKLAYKGAADGLAGRDVSEDFTGELQD comes from the coding sequence ATGAACTACAAAAAAATATTAACCATTATGGCTCTTTCGCCCATGATTTTTTGGTCCTGCGACGATCAAATGATGGATTGGACAGAAGATGCTGAAAAAGGCAAGGTAACGGTAGCGGAACTGCCCTTGGAACTCGCTGAAAAAATTACCAGGTACGAGGCATTAAATACGTACACGGATTTTGTTCTTGGTACGGGCATTGGGCTTGACCTGTATCTTAATGATGCCACCTACAGAGGTTTAACAGATGCTAATTTTGATGAAGTTACTGTTGGTTATGCCATGAAACATGGCCCAATGGTAAATTCTAAGGGAGAATTAAATTTCGGAAATGTTGATGCCTTCATTGCTAAAACGAAGGAAGCCGGATTAAGTGTATTCGGTCATACTTTGGTATGGCATCAAAATCAAAATGCAAGTTATTTAAACAGTTTAATTGCTCCAACTGTTATCCCTGGTTCAAGTGGCGCCAATTCCCTTGATCTTTCGGGATTAAAAGACGGTTCACTTGACGGTTGGGGAGGATCTTGGAATTCCGCAATTTCTGTGGTCGAGGGTGAAGGGCTATCAAGTAGTTCACAAGCGGTTCAAATGATCGCAAGCGGAACCTCAAATCCATGGGATCTACAACTTGGAACTCCAGATATAACTATTGTCAGTGGTCATACCTATGAAATTTCATTTTATGTAAAATCCGATCAACCTGGTAAAGGACGTATATCATTTGAAGGATTGGAAAATAACTATCCATGGCAAGATTGGTATGCTACCGGGGGGGACTGGACCGAAGCGTTTGATACCACTTCGCAATGGCAACAGGTTAAAATAACACTGAACGACTTTACCGGGAATACTTTCAAGTTTTTCTTTGATATGGGTTATTTGGATGGAGTAACCTATTTAATTGATGTAGACAATATACAAGTGGTAGATTTGGATGCTGAACCTACTTTCGTTAATTTAATAACCAATGGCGACTTTGAAGGAGGTACCCTGGATGGTTGGGGAGGTTACGGAAATGGCTCCTCAAGAGCGGTATCGGCCGAAGGAGAAGGTTTTGGGGATACAGGATATGCTATGGTATTGACAAACCCGACGGCGGCGAATGCGTGGGAAGCACAACAAGTGTTTACATTTGATCAACCCTTGGAACTCGGAACAGAGTATACCTGTACTTTTTGGGTCAAGGCTACAAGCTCCGTAATTTTGCAATTTGAGATACAAAATGCCGATTATGCTGGAGACTACTATGGAGGTATTAATGTAGGCACAACTTGGACTCAGGTAACAAGAACTGTAATCCCATCAACTGATGATAAAACAAAATTTATTTTCGATTTTGGAGAGGCAGCTGCGACTTATTATATAGATGATATTGTATTAACTTCTGGAGAAACTGGTGGGGGTTCAGGCCCTACTATTGTTGAGAAAACGGAGGAGGAAAAAAAAGAAATTATAGGTGCTGCTATGGAAGATTGGATTTCAAAAATGGTGGGGCACTATAAAAGCGATGTACATGCTTGGGATGTTGTAAATGAACCAATGAAAGAAGGAGGTTCACTTCGAGATGGAAATATTCCCGAATTGGCCGATGATGAATTCTACTGGGTAAAATACCTAGGTGAAGATTACGCTGTTACGGCATTTAAACTAGCCCGACAATACGGAAACCCAACGGACAAACTTTTCATCAACGATTATAACCTTGAGTACAGTTTGGAAAAATGTGATGGTTTAATTCAGTATACACAGTACATAGAGAGTCAAGGTGCTACAGTTGATGGTATTGGTACACAAATGCATGTATCCTATGATAGTGATAAAGATAAAATAGTTCAAATGTTCCAGAAATTGGCTGCTAGCGGTAAATTGATCAAGATTTCAGAGTTGGACGTAAGATTAGGGACAAACTCACCCACCAATGATCAGTTGGCAGCACAAGCCGAAATGTATCGCTTTATCATAGAAAAGTATATTGAACATATCCCATCGGCTCAGCAATATGGGATAACCATTTGGGGTATTTCGGATAATGAGCAGGAGCACGAATTTTGGCTTCCTGATGAATCACCCAATCTATGGGATGCAAATTACAATAGAAAACTTGCTTATAAAGGGGCAGCCGATGGTTTAGCTGGACGCGATGTAAGTGAAGATTTTACTGGAGAATTACAGGATTAA